One region of Cinclus cinclus chromosome 1, bCinCin1.1, whole genome shotgun sequence genomic DNA includes:
- the LOC134043782 gene encoding leucine-rich repeat-containing protein 14-like, with the protein MAHSFFSSLHELDMTGLPDSVPGRTPAGLTTSFITDILVKACVEVSKHKLELQRRKSRRHKGSSGVARASAALRLPGVDVLADLCTAKCSYETLRKVIRARATGPLRLKCREFQAKQLPPYKIVRLLRSLDPSRVRRVNIYLSFSGFKELSFILPHLLRFPQLRSLQLQVRGVGLQQVTPELAIKIRSVSRLLGMLPSLRELNLGCSKISGNLHQLLWDLQAPLNSLELNDCSLVPADLTFLSQSFHAPALKILDLSHLKISQGLLEPLQLLLEKTSASLLHLYLSGCDMADSHLDTLIPTLQRCSRLRFLDLSYNPLSMAALKNLLQKTLELPYLQLVVYPEPKECCHMESSELGVIKKVADKELLAAAAAEISQLLENSGRTDIVWTYDRDNHRAPDYFSL; encoded by the exons ATGGctcattcctttttttccagcctgcaTGAGCTGGACATGACCGGACTCCCAGATTCTGTGCCTGGCCGCACTCCTGCTGGGTTGACCACCTCGTTCATCACGGATATTTTGGTCAAGGCTTGCGTGGAGGTGTCCAAGCATAAGCTGGAATTGCAAAGGCGCAAATCCAGACGGCACAAAGGCAGCTCTGGAGTTGCCAGGGCTTCGGCTGCTCTGCGGCTCCCGGGCGTGGATGTCCTCGCCGACCTCTGTACTGCTAAATGCTCTTATGAGACCCTGCGCAAGGTGATCCGGGCCAGAGCCACCGGCCCGCTGCGCCTCAAGTGCCGCGAATTCCAAGCAAAGCAACTTCCCCCATACAAGATCGTGCGTTTGTTGAGATCTCTGGATCCATCGCGTGTGAGGAGGGTGAATATCTACTTATCTTTTTCAGGATTTAAGGAGCTCTCGTTTATCTTGCCACACCTCTTGCGCTTCCCACAGCTGCgcagcctccagctgcaggtCAGAGGCGTGGGCCTGCAGCAGGTAACGCCGGAATTGGCCATCAAAATCCGCAGCGTGTCCAggctgctgggaatgctgcccaGCCTCCGAGAGCTCAACCTGGGATGCTCCAAGATCTCTGGGAATCTGCACCAGCTCCTCTG ggacctTCAAGCTCCATTGAACAGCTTGGAATTGAATGATTGCTCCCTCGTTCCCGCCGATCTCACCTTCCTCTCCCAAAGCTTCCATGCTCCGGCCCTCAAAATCTTGGATCTGAGCCACCTCAAAATCTCCCAAGGCCTCCTGGAGccgctccagctgctcctggagaaaACCTCGGCCTCGCTGCTGCACCTGTATCTCTCAGGATGCGACATGGCCGACTCCCACCTGGACACGCTGATCCCGACGCTCCAGCGCTGCTCCCGCCTGCGCTTCCTGGACCTCTCTTACAATCCCCTGTCCATGGCTGCACTCAAGAATTTGCTCCAGAAAACCTTGGAGCTTCCGTATCTCCAGCTGGTCGTGTATCCTGAGCCCAAGGAGTGCTGCCATATGGAATCATCAGAATTGGGCGTTATTAAAAAGGTTGCAGATAAGGAACTTTTGGCGGCAGCCGCCGCGGAgatttcccagctcctggagaatTCTGGGAGAACCGACATCGTCTGGACTTACGATCGCGATAACCACAGAGCTCCGGACTACTTCTCCTTGTGA